One genomic region from Pseudoduganella lutea encodes:
- a CDS encoding glycosyltransferase family 32 protein: MIPKTIHYCWFGNGEMSVLHKRCIATWKRYCPDYEFVLWNESNSNIDNDYCREAIKQRKWAFVADWVRFDVLARHGGIYLDTDVELLRSLDEIAAMSGCVLARESKESVATGFIACEAGDPVMQNACRLMLEDLTSRCVFATSPIIVMQALALSSDKPSTVLESETFYPFNPWDNHRADNAKQLMFSDITPRTIGIHHYNPIVSWGDFGLRSLWLKVRRKARLPRRWDISFKPFDRA, translated from the coding sequence ATGATTCCCAAAACCATTCATTACTGCTGGTTCGGCAATGGCGAAATGAGCGTTCTGCACAAGCGGTGCATCGCCACCTGGAAACGCTATTGCCCTGATTATGAGTTTGTTTTGTGGAATGAATCGAACTCCAATATTGATAACGATTACTGCCGGGAAGCGATCAAGCAGCGCAAATGGGCATTCGTCGCCGACTGGGTACGGTTCGACGTGCTCGCACGTCATGGCGGAATCTATCTGGATACGGACGTCGAGTTATTGCGCTCGCTGGACGAAATTGCTGCCATGAGCGGCTGTGTTCTCGCCCGTGAATCAAAGGAAAGTGTGGCGACCGGATTTATCGCCTGCGAAGCAGGCGATCCAGTTATGCAAAACGCCTGCCGGCTCATGCTTGAAGATCTGACATCGCGCTGTGTTTTCGCCACATCGCCAATTATCGTCATGCAAGCGTTGGCATTATCTTCAGATAAGCCTTCAACGGTGCTTGAATCCGAGACATTTTATCCGTTCAATCCATGGGACAACCATCGTGCGGACAATGCCAAGCAACTGATGTTCAGTGATATCACTCCTCGAACGATCGGCATCCACCATTACAATCCGATCGTTTCGTGGGGCGACTTCGGGTTGCGCAGCCTCTGGTTGAAAGTGAGGAGAAAGGCCCGTCTGCCGCGGCGATGGGATATCTCTTTCAAACCGTTCGATCGGGCTTGA
- a CDS encoding lipopolysaccharide biosynthesis protein: protein MMFGLNLAGAGVSVITIPIMLAIAGVQAYGHLILVQSLALTAFTICSFQYWQGMLVALPGHKIEAAVLKRSVWTSLRYELLGISIVVLGAIVLGAIGLPQTAEFDTLQLLLLALSAVFPVIGTHTAYFRLVNRYNVLMLAGFTANLLKLLCLVGVSHYAPTVTNMVLAFSIPEFVRCALLFYLIYRWNDGIEGTLDGGTIDRVKVRRAGRWSTLQAIADLPVNQVDRIIIGFTLPGASLGVFAILKRIYSLVNMATSPFYSTSIPEFAAKANAGDIKGAFELWRRTMKMLFSVTAVVALACIVSKGIWMPLVFPVLQPYNIEFIIVLVTAVAAGTFITTHSLYWALGHLRQTTIIAVGSNACYLLVLAAFTWLGGLTGSVLAFLVHVLLVAGLKIILLKRVKKTNI from the coding sequence ATGATGTTCGGATTGAACCTGGCAGGTGCCGGGGTCAGTGTCATCACCATTCCCATCATGCTGGCGATTGCAGGCGTGCAAGCTTACGGGCATCTCATTCTTGTCCAGTCCCTTGCACTGACGGCATTCACTATTTGCAGCTTTCAATACTGGCAGGGAATGCTGGTCGCGTTGCCTGGCCACAAGATTGAAGCGGCAGTGTTGAAGCGGTCGGTTTGGACAAGCCTGCGCTACGAACTGTTGGGAATCAGCATCGTGGTACTGGGGGCGATTGTATTGGGCGCAATAGGACTGCCTCAAACCGCCGAATTCGACACCTTGCAACTGCTGCTGCTGGCACTGTCAGCCGTATTCCCGGTCATTGGAACCCACACCGCCTACTTTCGGCTGGTAAATCGTTACAATGTCCTGATGCTGGCTGGATTTACGGCCAACTTGCTAAAGCTGCTTTGTCTGGTTGGCGTTTCGCATTACGCTCCCACGGTGACGAATATGGTATTGGCATTTTCCATACCTGAGTTCGTACGCTGCGCACTTCTTTTTTACCTCATCTATCGCTGGAACGATGGCATCGAAGGTACTCTCGACGGCGGCACGATTGATCGCGTAAAAGTCCGCCGCGCCGGCCGCTGGAGCACGCTCCAGGCGATTGCGGATTTGCCGGTCAACCAGGTCGATCGCATCATCATCGGCTTCACCCTTCCGGGTGCCAGTCTCGGGGTGTTCGCGATTCTGAAGAGAATTTACTCGCTGGTAAATATGGCAACATCGCCGTTCTATTCGACGTCGATTCCCGAGTTCGCCGCCAAGGCAAACGCAGGCGATATCAAGGGGGCCTTCGAACTTTGGCGGCGAACGATGAAGATGTTATTCTCGGTCACGGCCGTCGTAGCTTTGGCGTGTATCGTATCCAAGGGTATCTGGATGCCCCTCGTGTTCCCCGTCCTTCAGCCGTATAACATTGAATTCATCATTGTTCTCGTGACTGCTGTCGCCGCCGGCACCTTTATCACGACGCATTCGCTGTACTGGGCCTTGGGTCACCTGCGCCAGACGACCATTATCGCTGTTGGTTCCAACGCCTGCTACCTGCTCGTCTTGGCAGCCTTTACGTGGCTGGGGGGACTCACGGGATCCGTATTGGCCTTTCTGGTGCATGTGCTCCTGGTGGCTGGCCTGAAAATTATTTTGTTGAAACGAGTTAAAAAAACTAATATATGA
- a CDS encoding helix-turn-helix domain-containing protein yields the protein MRRPCSIRSIAERLGRAASTISRELKRAAATVCRMPIRHKRKPWHNVSRLIRCP from the coding sequence GTGAGGCGACCATGCAGCATCCGGTCCATTGCTGAACGCCTTGGCCGTGCTGCCAGTACGATCAGCCGTGAACTCAAGCGCGCTGCTGCCACGGTATGTAGGATGCCAATCCGTCACAAACGAAAGCCCTGGCACAACGTGTCAAGGCTCATAAGATGCCCTTGA
- the epsI gene encoding exosortase-associated protein EpsI, B-type: MIKRLNAVSLAICVGMLGAAWATHAITPTVRIADTRPQIRLAESIPAKFGEWEEDRSQVAAVINPTTQAELDKIYAETLSRTYVNQRGERIMLSIAYGSNQRDDLAVHFPEGCYGGQGFAVAQTVAGELPTVAGKINVSRTEAKLNSRIEPITYWVVVGERSVPNSWEVKKIKLQYAFKGLIPDATLMRVSNITADRDGGYQLQQQFINEMLAAMPVALRNHFAGVGG, from the coding sequence ATGATCAAGCGGTTGAACGCTGTGAGCCTTGCCATTTGCGTTGGTATGCTGGGCGCTGCATGGGCTACCCATGCCATTACGCCGACTGTCCGCATTGCGGACACCCGGCCGCAAATCAGGCTTGCCGAATCCATCCCCGCGAAATTTGGCGAATGGGAAGAAGACCGGTCACAGGTTGCTGCAGTGATCAATCCGACCACGCAGGCCGAGCTCGACAAGATTTATGCGGAAACGCTGTCCCGCACGTATGTCAATCAGCGCGGTGAACGCATCATGCTGTCAATTGCCTACGGCTCCAATCAACGCGACGACCTGGCAGTCCACTTCCCGGAGGGCTGCTATGGCGGCCAGGGTTTTGCGGTCGCCCAGACGGTGGCAGGCGAGCTTCCCACGGTGGCCGGAAAAATCAATGTGTCCCGGACCGAGGCCAAGCTCAATAGCCGGATCGAGCCCATCACATACTGGGTCGTCGTAGGCGAGCGCTCGGTTCCCAACTCCTGGGAAGTCAAGAAAATCAAGCTGCAATATGCGTTCAAGGGCTTGATTCCGGATGCCACACTGATGCGGGTCTCCAACATCACGGCTGATCGGGATGGCGGCTACCAATTGCAGCAGCAATTTATCAACGAAATGCTGGCAGCGATGCCTGTGGCGCTGCGTAACCACTTCGCTGGCGTGGGCGGCTGA